In one Candidatus Eremiobacterota bacterium genomic region, the following are encoded:
- a CDS encoding MBL fold metallo-hydrolase, giving the protein MKTLQLNSHYCQTYLVGEEGSRKAILIDPVLDGVDSYLAFLEKEGLALSHVIDTHTHADHISGAAVLADRTGCLYLMHSRSPAPCATMRLHDGSEFKVGALTARVIHTPGHTRDSICLVFPDRIFTGDTLFLDDGGAGRDDLPGGDAGGHWDSLEKIRALPGHLVVYPAHEYRNRKPSTLNEQKERNPHFKRRTREEFISFVEDLKLGPADWMKEVLAANATCARDPGKVWIPADLPSCEVKGTLEKNVNEQEVLTLSAADLKEKLERGETPFLLDVREARELTGGTGHLTGIVHIPIGSLARRLGELDHAKEREILTICHSGGRAHTAAQMLALAGFHKVRKLEGGMMAWHNEGYTALYTAPDHEKSAEN; this is encoded by the coding sequence ATGAAAACACTCCAGTTGAACAGCCATTACTGCCAGACCTACCTTGTCGGTGAAGAGGGCTCAAGGAAGGCTATACTCATCGACCCGGTTCTGGATGGTGTTGACTCATACCTTGCCTTCCTTGAGAAAGAAGGGCTCGCCCTCAGTCATGTTATTGACACCCATACCCATGCCGATCATATCTCCGGCGCCGCAGTCCTTGCCGACAGGACAGGCTGTCTGTACCTCATGCACAGCAGGTCGCCCGCACCCTGTGCAACCATGCGCCTTCATGACGGCTCTGAATTCAAGGTGGGGGCCCTCACCGCCAGGGTGATCCATACACCGGGTCATACCAGGGATTCCATCTGCCTGGTCTTTCCTGACAGGATTTTTACCGGCGACACGCTCTTCCTTGATGACGGCGGCGCAGGAAGGGATGACCTTCCCGGCGGTGACGCCGGGGGGCACTGGGACAGCCTGGAGAAAATCAGGGCTCTCCCGGGCCACCTGGTGGTATATCCTGCCCACGAATACAGGAACAGGAAGCCCTCGACCCTCAACGAGCAGAAGGAGCGCAATCCCCATTTCAAAAGAAGAACAAGGGAGGAGTTTATCAGTTTTGTCGAGGACCTGAAGCTTGGCCCGGCCGACTGGATGAAGGAGGTTCTCGCCGCCAACGCCACATGCGCCCGTGATCCCGGCAAGGTATGGATTCCTGCCGATCTCCCCTCGTGCGAGGTGAAAGGCACGCTGGAGAAAAATGTCAACGAGCAGGAAGTGCTCACCCTGTCTGCCGCTGATCTCAAGGAGAAGCTTGAGAGAGGGGAGACCCCCTTTCTTCTAGATGTCCGTGAAGCCCGGGAGCTTACAGGCGGAACGGGACACCTCACCGGCATAGTGCATATCCCCATAGGATCGCTGGCCAGGCGCCTCGGCGAGCTTGACCATGCGAAAGAGAGGGAGATTCTGACGATATGCCATTCGGGAGGAAGAGCCCACACGGCGGCGCAGATGCTTGCCCTAGCGGGGTTCCACAAGGTGAGGAAGCTGGAAGGCGGCATGATGGCCTGGCACAATGAAGGCTATACAGCGCTCTATACGGCGCCAGACCATGAAAAGTCTGCTGAAAATTAA